Proteins encoded by one window of Vitis vinifera cultivar Pinot Noir 40024 chromosome 10, ASM3070453v1:
- the LOC100251522 gene encoding protein PLASTID TRANSCRIPTIONALLY ACTIVE 12, chloroplastic isoform X1 translates to MFSTDGFVVGKSSFHHFQTSFIGSFPAGILQVRLGVNGTQRRVPLFPCIKCEKKDGFFEQISVERPPYDSYFDSTSGQLEPASGARASIPSEEYWPEGTAGRVRAARAPEPTGKSAGAPSFGKRPGSRRKKHKTSVAAPESSEISVDLSEQVAPENSDDMMEEPKDVSSEYVVYETKPDEEETREYDLDKKLGRPHPFIDPEAKKPLGEPLTSEELWWNWRKPDKEQWSRWQRRRPDVETVFLKAMAETGQVKLYGEHPTLTETSLYRARRHLFKDERLQAEQERLEKIGPMAYYSEWVEAWKRDTSREAVQKHFEETGEDENTQLIEMFQHQTDREYRIMMGTDIRIQRDPLAMRMREDQIKQIWGGDPVYPTVNYIQDPDEVIDYRGPDFHEPTPNMLAFLKEHGKIISREELEKILAKEKTEELEQIADMDEAMARAVDIGENDDEGEDTEVEGDDEEEKITRNWSVLKSTPQLRKSKDKPKKEGPMSVEEAVDDSENLTDFLLDFEEDE, encoded by the exons ACATCATTCATAGGTTCATTCCCAGCGGGAATATTGCAAGTCAGACTTGGGGTGAATGGTACACAGAGGAGGGTTCCATTATTTCCTTGTATAAAGTGTGAGAAGAAGGATGGCTTCTTTGAACAAATATCTGTGGAGCGGCCCCCATATGACAGTTATTTCGATTCAACCTCTGGGCAGCTTGAACCGGCTTCTGGTGCTCGTGCAAGTATTCCATCAGAAGAGTACTGGCCAGAAGGCACAGCTGGCCGAGTGAGGGCTGCCAGGGCTCCTGAGCCAACTGGTAAGTCAGCTGGAGCTCCATCTTTTGGAAAAAGACCTGGAAGTAGGAGGAAGAAGCACAAAACATCAGTTGCTGCTCCTGAGTCCTCTGAAATAAGTGTAGATTTAAGTGAGCAAGTGGCACCTGAGAATTCAGATGACATGATGGAAGAGCCTAAAGATGTCTCTTCTGAATATGTTGTTTATGAAACAAAGCCTGATGAAGAAGAGACTCGTGAATATGACTTGGACAAGAAACTCGGACGTCCTCATCCCTTTATTGATCCTGAAGCTAAGAAGCCACTTGGGGAGCCACTTACAAGTGAAGAACTATGGTGGAACTGGAGAAAGCCAGACAAGGAACAGTGGTCTAGATGGCAGAGGAGGCGACCTGATGTTGAAACG GTTTTTCTCAAAGCCATGGCAGAGACCGGACAGGTAAAGCTTTATGGTGAACATCCTACATTAACTGAGACTTCTCTTTACCGAGCTAGACGCCATCTTTTTAAAGATGAAAG GCTACAGGCTGAACAGGAGAGACTGGAAAAAATAGGCCCAATGGCATATTATTCAGAATGGGTTGAAGCATGGAAGAGAGACACCTCACGTGAAGCTGTTCAGAAGCATTTTGAGGAGACTGGTGAAGATGAGAACACCCAACTCATTGAAATGTTCCAGCATCAAACAGATCGAGAATATCGCATAATGATGGGCACTGATATCCGTATTCAAAGGGATCCTTTAGCTATGCGCATGCGAGAAGACCAAATAAAGCAAA TATGGGGCGGAGATCCAGTTTACCCAACTGTGAACTACATTCAAGATCCAGATGAAGTGATTGATTACAGGGGTCCTGATTTTCATGAACCAACTCCCAATATGTTGGCTTTTCTGAAGGAG CATGGAAAAATCATATCAAGGGAGGAGCTTGAAAAAATCCTGGCCAAAGAGAAGACTGAAGAACTGGAG CAGATAGCAGATATGGATGAAGCTATGGCACGAGCTGTTGACATTGGTGAAAATGAT GATGAAGGAGAGGATACTGAGGTCGAGGGTGATGATGAAGAGGAGAAAATTACGCGCAATTGGAGTGTTCTAAAAAGTACTCCACAGCTTCGCAAGTCAAAG GACAAACCTAAGAAGGAAGGCCCAATGTCTGTGGAAGAGGCTGTGGATGATTCTGAGAACTTGACTGATTTTCTTTTGGACTTCGAAGAAGATGAGTAA
- the LOC100251522 gene encoding protein PLASTID TRANSCRIPTIONALLY ACTIVE 12, chloroplastic isoform X2 → MFSTDGFVVGKSSFHHFQTSFIGSFPAGILQVRLGVNGTQRRVPLFPCIKCEKKDGFFEQISVERPPYDSYFDSTSGQLEPASGARASIPSEEYWPEGTAGRVRAARAPEPTGKSAGAPSFGKRPGSRRKKHKTSVAAPESSEISVDLSEQVAPENSDDMMEEPKDVSSEYVVYETKPDEEETREYDLDKKLGRPHPFIDPEAKKPLGEPLTSEELWWNWRKPDKEQWSRWQRRRPDVETVFLKAMAETGQVKLYGEHPTLTETSLYRARRHLFKDERLQAEQERLEKIGPMAYYSEWVEAWKRDTSREAVQKHFEETGEDENTQLIEMFQHQTDREYRIMMGTDIRIQRDPLAMRMREDQIKQIWGGDPVYPTVNYIQDPDEVIDYRGPDFHEPTPNMLAFLKEHGKIISREELEKILAKEKTEELEIADMDEAMARAVDIGENDDEGEDTEVEGDDEEEKITRNWSVLKSTPQLRKSKDKPKKEGPMSVEEAVDDSENLTDFLLDFEEDE, encoded by the exons ACATCATTCATAGGTTCATTCCCAGCGGGAATATTGCAAGTCAGACTTGGGGTGAATGGTACACAGAGGAGGGTTCCATTATTTCCTTGTATAAAGTGTGAGAAGAAGGATGGCTTCTTTGAACAAATATCTGTGGAGCGGCCCCCATATGACAGTTATTTCGATTCAACCTCTGGGCAGCTTGAACCGGCTTCTGGTGCTCGTGCAAGTATTCCATCAGAAGAGTACTGGCCAGAAGGCACAGCTGGCCGAGTGAGGGCTGCCAGGGCTCCTGAGCCAACTGGTAAGTCAGCTGGAGCTCCATCTTTTGGAAAAAGACCTGGAAGTAGGAGGAAGAAGCACAAAACATCAGTTGCTGCTCCTGAGTCCTCTGAAATAAGTGTAGATTTAAGTGAGCAAGTGGCACCTGAGAATTCAGATGACATGATGGAAGAGCCTAAAGATGTCTCTTCTGAATATGTTGTTTATGAAACAAAGCCTGATGAAGAAGAGACTCGTGAATATGACTTGGACAAGAAACTCGGACGTCCTCATCCCTTTATTGATCCTGAAGCTAAGAAGCCACTTGGGGAGCCACTTACAAGTGAAGAACTATGGTGGAACTGGAGAAAGCCAGACAAGGAACAGTGGTCTAGATGGCAGAGGAGGCGACCTGATGTTGAAACG GTTTTTCTCAAAGCCATGGCAGAGACCGGACAGGTAAAGCTTTATGGTGAACATCCTACATTAACTGAGACTTCTCTTTACCGAGCTAGACGCCATCTTTTTAAAGATGAAAG GCTACAGGCTGAACAGGAGAGACTGGAAAAAATAGGCCCAATGGCATATTATTCAGAATGGGTTGAAGCATGGAAGAGAGACACCTCACGTGAAGCTGTTCAGAAGCATTTTGAGGAGACTGGTGAAGATGAGAACACCCAACTCATTGAAATGTTCCAGCATCAAACAGATCGAGAATATCGCATAATGATGGGCACTGATATCCGTATTCAAAGGGATCCTTTAGCTATGCGCATGCGAGAAGACCAAATAAAGCAAA TATGGGGCGGAGATCCAGTTTACCCAACTGTGAACTACATTCAAGATCCAGATGAAGTGATTGATTACAGGGGTCCTGATTTTCATGAACCAACTCCCAATATGTTGGCTTTTCTGAAGGAG CATGGAAAAATCATATCAAGGGAGGAGCTTGAAAAAATCCTGGCCAAAGAGAAGACTGAAGAACTGGAG ATAGCAGATATGGATGAAGCTATGGCACGAGCTGTTGACATTGGTGAAAATGAT GATGAAGGAGAGGATACTGAGGTCGAGGGTGATGATGAAGAGGAGAAAATTACGCGCAATTGGAGTGTTCTAAAAAGTACTCCACAGCTTCGCAAGTCAAAG GACAAACCTAAGAAGGAAGGCCCAATGTCTGTGGAAGAGGCTGTGGATGATTCTGAGAACTTGACTGATTTTCTTTTGGACTTCGAAGAAGATGAGTAA